The region CAAGAAGAAGGAACAGCACATAAACCTACCTACAAGAtaaggctaacgctgtttcagCTGGAGGAGGGGTGGTGAGCAGGCTACGTGGTTTTGCCTGTTGACACATTGCTGAGGACTGAAGGTATCAAGGTATCAACTTTTTCTCAACTTgaaatcacattttcctttaaCGCACAGCTTTAGTTACAAACGCAGTACGAAAGGTCAGTGCCAAGACTATGTCCTGAGGAAGATGCACTTTTTGTTACAGGGCCCAGATGACAATCATTGACTTGGCAAATTCAGGGCTTTTATTGAGCATTTAAGATAATTGTTATCAAATAGTTTTGGGCACTTTGGTTTTCTGGAAAAATCTTGTgcctctgctgtggcagagctccAGAAGCACTCACTCCGCCAGGGTGGTGGAAAGATGTCAGCTCTGGCTGGAGGGCAGCTACAGACACTGCAAGGTGATGTCAGGACTTGTGGCCATCTTCACACACATAAAGCCTGCATGAAAACAAGAACGTTAAAGACTCGCACAAGacaaacacagatttcttttgAACAAAGCTCCATTCTCACTGGCCTGTGAGGAGGCTGCTCTGAACTGGCCCCCAGCTCAGGGAGTGCCTGCCTTGCACAGGAAGACAATACACAGCCCTTGCTCccccttctctctcctcagAGCACCTGAGCTTTAcacccagctggggcacagctgtaCACCCTGTTTCCCCACACCAGGATTCACTCAAGACAATTCAGATGTGGTTACTGCATTTAGAACAACCAGGACCTCAAAAACAACCcgcaaaacaaaaagcagcagcagcagcttgtcAGTTCAGCCCACTCCAGAAGAAACTGAACACAGACTACTCACCCCAGTTTGGTAATACAGCTatctattttattaaaaaagttACAAACAAGTGGATTGTAGGGTTGTCTTACAAAATGACAAGAATGAATTCTACTGGAAAAAACTTTTTACAAAGCATTATAGGTAATTGTTCCATTTTTGCACTTGCTATTCCAGATTTCACCTATCACTGATAAAAATACAGTACATTAGATACAAGCTGTTAggttacatttttatttgtagaGCCCTACTGCAGTGATTTGAACAACTCCTAAACAGATGCTTTAGTAAAGACAATACATACTGCATTTATTATTAGCCTCTTACTCTAATAAGCAACTTCACATGCAAACTATTGAGGAAGCCTAAATAAACTTTTGgtccctttttccccccaaagtGTGCTGAAAAACCATCTCTCATTTTCCCAGTCCTGTCACTCTAAGCTGGTTCAagtttaaaggttttttttatctgtttggttttttgtggggttttttttcttttttcttgctgagGTCAATGAAAATGAACACTGCTTTGAAAACTACCTATAGGAATGAACCACTGATCAATATCAACCAACTTTTTCCTTCttagacaaaaaaaccctaggACCTTTATGAATTACTTTCCTATCCTATTACTTCCTTACAACCTACAAAAAAGATAAACAACcatcactttaaaaaatctACTTTGAATACAAGGTTTGGTTTAATTCTGATATTAAAGTGCAAACCTAAGTATTAGCCTCAGCCTGTTTATAAAGTTtgtacaaacaggaaaaaatatttcaagtaatCCTACATAAAAAGAATCAGGTGTTTCAATAACCAGGCAGAAATCCTAGTGTCCTTTTCAGGATTCAAATTCAACACTGAATGTAGACACAGAATCTTTATTTCTGCTAATATTGTAAAGTCAGCCTGCATTATTACCAATAAAACACATTAATATTGAGATACTGTACTGGTGatcttttattgttttaaatgcCATCATCCACAATACAATTTGTCAGTTTTCAACTGCTTAACCTCATATATCCATCACTGCTTTTACTGGAGCTTTTCTCATAGATATTTAGCTATTACAGGGAAAGAATGTACATTTCTAGAAGCATGTTCAAATGACTAAAGCTGGGCTCCTAAAAACCTAGAACTTTGGTGCAGTAGGTTAGCTGCAGTTAAATTTCTgcaaaaaaattacacattttaaacCACTGCTAGAAAAAGCTCTCATGTATGCAACACGTTAATAAAGGtgaacaaaaagatttttttactgttctttGTACATTTTCATTCTGCTCTTTATACCTGTGTTATTGTTAAAATTTTCAAGTATTCAGAGAAAATGTTGATTAGGTAAACAATAAGGAAGGCAATGGCTGTTTAAAGCACGCTTGCAGTTAGTATCACTGAAACCTGGTGCTTTTACCCTTGTTACACCAGCTTGTCTCTAATATTAAACTTgtttactggggaaaaaaaactaaaaagcaatttttgaCAGTGCAAGAAAAACTTCAACAAATAttgcttaaaaatattattcagaAAGACAAATATTAGGAACTATAAAATGTAAAGTGATCTTATTTGCATTAGATTTACATATGCAGAGGTCTACTAAATGTCTTACTGTGCCAGGCAAAGCTGAGCTGACAGAGTAGGCATAGAGCCCATTTTGAAGGATACATTATCCCTTTTCAAAGGCATAAAGAAGCACTTTGTAAACACGCAAGTTCAGAAACTCGGTAGAAGGAAAAGTGTGCTGCTGTTTTTCAATGCTACAATTGTCACATTCAATTAAGAAACCCAAGATTGCGAGAAACATCAGCTGGAGACTTTATATCCCATTCCAAGTAATCCCTACTGTCAAATTGGACTGGTTACAAACACATTGTCACAGCTGCATTTGCTAAGAAAAGGGATACTACATCCATACAACAGAGGTGCCTTCAGTATCTTTCCATGACACTGTCACACGTAAACAAAAAGTCTCAAAGAATGACCAACTACATTGTAGGAGAAAACCTTGCAAAGAGAAATAAGCACTGATGTGAGGTAATATACAGAAGTAACCATTTGTTTAAGGCTCAATTTATTCTCCATTAAAACTCTcttattttaaaaggcattGAGTAGGTAATACTGagtttaatatttaataaatacaaGTTCAGAGTTGattaaagaaatcaaaatattaaaaatgaactCTTGCATATATATGAACTTAGAAAGCTAAAaaaagaactgatagataaagaacagattttaaaacttATGGTAAACATGCTAAGCATTCTCATTAAGGGGTGCGGATCCTGGAGGCCACCAACCTTATACACTTAGATGTATGACAATGTGCTGTAATAGAGACAGGTTTACCAAGGCTCAGCTCTGCAACCTGGGCTGAAAGTTCTTCTAAGCAGCATCTGTGCAAGTTTCCTCTAAGTTTTATCTgcaatttaaacaaacaaacacaaacaaacaaaacaaacaaaaacaaaacaaacaaaccctaaTGAAAACCATATTCAATACACATCCAAAGTGAACACGGCTCCTCCCCTGCCTGGAATAGCCAGTTTTCCATCCTGAGTTCCAAAGGACTATTTTccacagcagcattcccaaatGCTCCACTAACTAATACAAGAGGCAAGCAGGTAACAACCTACTGCTATTCACTTTGTAACAGCTGCTGCGGGATATGAAATTACATCTAAAGATCTGAAAAAGCCACGAAATTTAAGTTCTCTTGTACAGATGCACCAATGCAGGACCTAGTGTATGTATAATACCCAGTAACATACAGCAATGGCCTTTAGCACAAGTTCTGGGAACAGGCAGATGAGCCAACTAACTCAGTTTTGACATCTGTGTTCCCAGCAATCAGACCCTCTAAATGACTCCTAAAAAAGCCCCTTAGCATTCAAtctcagcagggacagagctgtaCACCACCATCCTCAATCAAGCACACCAACACATTATCAATGTGACcaaaacatttttgcatttcagaTAACTTGTTTGTAGATCCCAGGATTTATCTGCAACGATATCCTAAAAGTCTCAGGCAAAGCTCAAAGTCTGTAGAAACCTGTCATATGCATGTGGCATGTACTTCACTCTAGCTTGATCCATGGCTTTTCAGGAGCCTTCTCAATTCTTTAAGTAATTTCTCCAAATGAGTCAGGACCTTATGTTTCCTACTGCAccatttcttttcagctgttGATTTGCTCTCAGCTAACAGTTTGTCATGACTCAGTGCTTTGACATAGCCAGGGTTCCCCTTCCTGCCTAACAACTGCTCAACCCCAACATTCAGGAGCAGCACTCCTGCCCTGACAGGAGCCAACAGCCAgatttttcttgcttgtttGTATGTTTTCCAACTAGCAGCAATTCTCTCCCAGTCTGGTGAGATCACTCCCACCCCACACACTCTTGCTGGTCCACAAATTTTAGACAGAGAGGGTTCCTGTACTGTCAAAAGCAGTGAACCAACATTTAGCTTCTAATGGGGATGGATTAGACCTGCTTAATAGATGTTTTATCTTTGCTTAGAGCACAGAAGAGGCAAACCATTTACAGTTTAGGTCCTCATCCTACCAGAGTTAGATCCACCCCAAAAACTTCATCTAAACCCAGCATTCAATAATGTGGCCAGCAAAGAATTGCTGGGAATAgtaagaacagaaaaaggaagTAATGATATTTTCCTCCACATGCCTTTCAGCATCCTTGCATTTGCAGGTTAGGGACCTCCCAATTCAGATTTGTCATCTCTCCATTTGTGTTTAGTTACTAAAATTACCACTACACAATATCTTATCTGGCTTCATTTGCCTATGATATTTTATACCACTCCCTGGTCTCTTCTGTGAGCCAGCAGAAGACATGGGGAAGTTAGACAATACAGTATAATAAATGTGTCTGTGTTGCGCAGCCACATAGACCAGAAGAGAGTACTTTCAGTTTTTATTCCTAGAGAAGAATACTCTTCCTTCAACCTTGCTAATACCAGTTACTCATCAACACAGGGGACAGAAAACACTCATCAGAATCAGTCTTTCATCTCAGTGTTAAGGTGTTACCGATCCTGTTAGTATCAGAAAGACTTTAATGTACAAGCATTGTATCAGGTGCCATACTTTTAAAAAGATCCAAAATAGAAAACAGTATTGTACTGAAAATTCAAGAGAAATACTGGAGCAAGGAACACAAAGCAGGTCCTGGAACTCTCCCATCTCTgaatgcaaagcaaaacaacagaAGATGACTGCAGAAACAGGAAAGGGGAAGTAGGAAACAGGATCTGAGAAcaacacacatttttaaaaggaactATGGGTTATCCTGACTATTCAGTTATGTTCCATCCTTCATCTCATCCAAGGCAGCTGACTGGAACAGCAGTTTAGCAAATGCTTGTCAAAAATGTCATGAAAGAGCCTACACATCACAGCTGACAGACAGGCCGAGGTATCAGCACCAAAAAGAAGTTAAGTGGTGCCTGTGAGTTAAAACTGACACTGGAACAGCCTCGGGCAAAGCTAGGCCCAGCAGAAAAATCCACCCTCCCGTGGGTTTCTGCACCAGAACTGCAGGAACACAAACTGTTGTATGTATTGCTCTGTGAACTGACACACCCAAGACGACTCCTGGACACAGCCAGGTTACAGAACTCAAAGATGATGATGATCCCAGGACACAGCTGTAGTTCAAGCCCACTTCCTACACACAGATTTTCAGAAAGCTGGTTCTACTTCCTCAGTTTCAATTTACCTAGGAGGGGTCACTCCTAAAGCAGAGGTCTGACAGGCAGCAATTGTTTCCTGGATCACAGATAAGCAGGATTACAAAGCTGATTAGAGCTATCACAAGACACCATCAGCACCTCTCCTACCAGAGCACATCAGACAGAAATTATCAAGCAGCAAAGGCTTACGATAAAGTTAATGAGATCCTATATCCAGTCAAAGAACAAGGATAGAGTGGGAGCCAGGAAGAGAAAAGTACCCCAAAAGTGTTAGGCTGAAATGAAATATACAGAGCATGAAGCCTGTGAAAAGCCAGAATGAGTAAGAAAAGTTCCAGACATGGTGAGAACTGGACTGAATAGGAAATGGATCAGGAAGGAAAGAATTGTTTGGCACAGGTGAGGAGACTATATTGGGCAGAGACAGCATTCCCCAGAAGCAAGGAAGCAGTTTGCTGCTAAAGGCTTGGGGTGATTGTCTAAGCCAAgcagaagggaggagaggaaatcCTTATCACAAAAGCTTAGATCCTCTGTCTCAAGAGCTCACAAAGATATACAGATGTTTCTTCTGTAGCAAGAACATGTTTAGGAAACCCACCAAATCTAGGCATAAGTTATCTTTCAAAGGAATAATGTGGCCCTGCCCCTTTTTAAATTTCACCTTTAAGATTAAATGTGCTACTTAGTGCTAATTCCAGAAGCAGACAGGTTACAAAGCCTCCCTTGGAAGCAATCAATTCCAGAACTATAAATTTCAAGGATAAAAGACCTGATTTTGTCAGAGTTTAAGACAGTAACCTGTACAAGATGAACCATTAGTAACCCAGGGGATTGCCATATCCTTTGGCATGATACTTCTGGTCCACATAATCTTGTTTGTGAAGCTGCCTTAGAAACAGCTGTAACATTGCATTACTATATGCAATTCAGGATATTACCCATGCTGcactcagtttaaaaaaaaagcagtaatttctTAGATTAATTTCTTCCTAGAACTCTATAGACTCTGCAGGTGTGATTAATGTACaatgaaagattttatttgtattttcctctGCTCCAAAACAACAAGCTTGCTCACCTTTCAACAAGCAAATCTCAAATTTACACACACCTcacacagtgacagcagccctTCCTAATTTCACAGAACTGGAGATAAAAACATCATGTATTATCTGTAGCATGACAATGCTAGGGGCCATGAGCACCTAAAACTTTATATTTACAAAGCACTTGATAACAATCTCAAAAACAAGCTTTGAGACTTCACTCTCTGACCTTGCACTCAAGATTAAAGAGGATACATGGTCCAAAGCTTCCAGTAATAACCTATTTTCCCTCTTGTCACTCAGACACAAAAAGCTCCCTTGAGTTAAGCAAGTTACTAACATGACAGTGGGAGTCTGAGCCTCAAGCAGTGCAGCTGTCAGGCGCAGTTCCTTCCCCTGAATTTCCACATCCTCCCTCATTCCTGCACCTGCCCTCGGAGATCACGAGTTGTTTGCAGAGACAGGTCCAACAGACAACTGGAGGTCTGAGGGACCAGCTggctgcacacagagcacaccaACGGTGCTTTGCAATAATGTAGATTCGAGCCAGCACTGAAACAAGACCTGCAACAGCTACAGGGGAAACAACACTGGGGGGGGTTCAGAACCACCTCATCGGACTGCACATCAGGGAGGAACAGACCCATTCACAGTGAGGTGAAAAAGGTGCTGAAAAAGACCACACATGAAAGGCCAAAGGCAGCTgtcctggaggaaaaaaataaaaaccaaagcaacaCCTGACACAGGGGAAGCTTTACAGAGGGCCCTCTGAAAGCTACACTCATCACACCTCTTACGAGTCACTGGGAGAGTCGTGCATTGGGAAGCCATTTTACAGTGTGTTCTCTGCTCTGGAGATTTGAGATGAAGAGTACTTTGTGCACGCCCTTGACTATTACATGTGGGCTTCGAGCCACTTCTCACTACTCAGGGTGGTTCTCTTGCAAGAGAAACTTATTCCACTGATAAGGCAGAAGGGTACTGTCAGTTTCTGTACTACAGAACTATTTCTTTTAAACAAGCTCAAAGTCTCAGAAAAACTACTGGGAAACTTGGTCACAATAATCCCATTGAACTCCAAGCTAACTCCCATTActtgaaaataattcagataCCAGCTACAAGAATAAACCCACTGCAACATCACAAAACACTTATGCAGAATAACATAGCATCAAATACAGCACTGACAGTCAAAATAGGTGCAGATGAGATAATTTACTTTGTGTCATTGTAAAATTACTGCAAGCAAATGCAGCATTCCCTGACTAACCCTAGTGAGGTAACACAAGAAGTCCATTTGACTCAATCATGTGCACAAGCTCCCATCTCCTTTGGAGGATGGCTGCCTCCAGGTTAGACTGCCTCATTTCAGACTCCCTGTCCCTTTATCTCTTACTGAAACACCATGTTTAGACACCTCAGGTAGTGATGACTTCCACCAACCTGCTCTGTATGGCCATGGTTGaggtttttcttaatttctctcACTGGACGATGCAAGTTGTACAACACTGATCTTGTTTTTCAGGCAGGGAGGCATAGTTCATTTGCCTGACAATCTCAGCAAACAGTTCATCCACCATTGTTTTGCTCTTGGCTGATGTCTCCATGAAGGGACAGCCCCACTCTTGAGCCAGGGCTCTGCCTTCTGCAGATAAGACTTCCCTCTCCGACTCCAGATCCACTTTATTCCCCACTAGGATCAGAGGAACTTTCTCGTATCTCTTCACCCGGACAATCTGGTCCCTCATCGGCTTGATGTCCTGGTCAAACAATCCAGATGGTTAGTACATGCAAGGAATCACATGGAATTGCTATAGAACCACTagagaaacacattttaataaCCGTCACATGCAACTGAACATCAGAAGACTTCTTAAACTCATAGTCACGCAGATCTAGAATTCGGAGAAAATTTACTACCTATCACTAAGTTACTTCTTTTATACAAAAGCATGCACATTTTATAGAATTTATGTGCATATACAAACAGAAAGTGACTGCTGTGCTCTCAGATAGTCGGTTCAGCCAGAGAAGGACACAGTATTGCTGCTCTGAAGGCTGGTTTCAGCTTTCTGAAGAAGTTGTCTCAAGTCTAAAGACCTGTAACCCTATCAGGGGCATGCCATTACACAACCATTTAGGAAGTTTGTGCTTAGTTTACAGCTTGAGAAATCCATCAATTTAAATAAAGCCTTCTCAGTCCCGGAATGCTTAGAATAATTCATTGTGAATACATTTAATCACACATAAGTAACCAAATTAGATGCTGAAAGAGATTTTATTACCTAGAGATGCATTTATTCAAGTCTGAGCCGACATGGGAAGTTGACACTTGAAAGTCTGAGTCAGCCTCCTCTGCCCCCTGAGTGTTTTAAGTTACTATCAGTACTACAAATTCTTGCATAGTTCTGAGACAAATCAATCTCAGCGTTTGAAGTTACCACTGTGTAAAGAATTGCAGAGTAGTTTACACCTACAGCCTTCAGAGCAAACACACTACAGACAGACGggaataattaaatattaacacAGTGGATTACTGTACATCCATTCCTCAAATAATGCAGGCTCACTGGAACCCAAAAATCAGTGCAAATGAGAGCAGAAGCACCCCAATGTCACTGCTGTTGTTTTCCAGAGATAAGCATGTCTTCAGCTTGCACAGGGTTGTTTCGAGGCCTCTGCTAAGATAAGGTTTAGCCTTCAGCAGAAACCAACAGTGGGGGTGTGCAAGGTCTTGCCAAACAGCTGGAATAcacccagctcagcagcccaAGCCAAGGCAGGAGTTACAAATCCCTGCGCTGAATGGAGTGCTGCTAAACTCACTTAATGCCCAAAAAACAAAGCCTCGTTTCTACAGGCAGCTTAGACCAGTTACTGGCTGAGacacttccttttattttggaGTTTCAATAGCAGAAATCAAATCCAGATCCACAAATTATCGTGTATAGCTAATTCTCCTCTCCAGTACTCCCTCCACCTATGCTGTGAGAGCATCGAGTTCGTGCTggacagaaatatattttgggGGGAGGGAGCGGAAAATAGCAGCTCATTTAACAAGTCACAACTGCAGAACAATGAGACTCTCTCCAAAAGCAACTGCAGAAACATGCCTTTTAGGAAGGAGAGGGGGTTGGAAGGGGAAGTCTCGATTTTAATATCGAGTGATTTCTTCACAAAAGGGGATTGCCAAGAGACTTCTGTTGGGGAAGTGGGAgctagtaatttttttccagcactgggTGAGATTTAACAATGGTGGCATCCTGATATGTCCCTGAAAAGCAAGCAGTTTTCCATCAGGAAGCAGGGCTGGTAAATGCGCTCTCAAGTTGGGCATTTACACTTTTTGCCTTTCGGAGATAAAGCGCTTCTGTGCACACGTGGCTACCCCTAAAACTTCCTCCTAGGCCCAGCGCCTTccccggggcagggccggcTCCCTCAGAAGACGAGACATTGGGAGAGGTTACCTGGAAGGACTGCTGGTTGACTAGGCTGTAGACGAGGATGAATCCCTGCCCGTTCTTGATGTAGAGGTCGCGCATGGAGGCAAACTGCTCGGTGCCCGCCGTGTCCAGGATCTCCAGCACCGAGGGGGACGAGTCCACCTCGATCTCCTTGCGGTAGAAGTCCTCAATGGTGGGGTCGTACTTCTCGATGAAGGTCCCGGTGACGAACTGCACTGTCAGGGCGGACTTCCCCACGCCCCCGCTGCCCAACACTACCACCTTGTACTCCCGCATCGGGCCCCGCTcgccgctccccgccgggcccgggccTAGGGCAGGCGGCACCGCGGCCCTCGCATAGCCCCGTCCCGCCTCAGGTGAAGGGCGAGGCCCCACTGCTCCCGCGCCGTCCTGGGGGGAGCGAGACCCCCGTCAGTGCCCGGCGCGGCCCTAGCGCCGCTGCGCTCCTTCACCGCCGCGCTCCTACTGTCGCGGCCTCAGGCGCGAGACCCGCCCGCCAGGGCCGCCCCCACCCGGAAGGGTTTTGCTGAGGCACCGGAGGCGGCCCCACCCCGT is a window of Prinia subflava isolate CZ2003 ecotype Zambia chromosome W unlocalized genomic scaffold, Cam_Psub_1.2 scaffold_54_NEW, whole genome shotgun sequence DNA encoding:
- the LOC134565284 gene encoding ras-related protein Rap-2c, giving the protein MREYKVVVLGSGGVGKSALTVQFVTGTFIEKYDPTIEDFYRKEIEVDSSPSVLEILDTAGTEQFASMRDLYIKNGQGFILVYSLVNQQSFQDIKPMRDQIVRVKRYEKVPLILVGNKVDLESEREVLSAEGRALAQEWGCPFMETSAKSKTMVDELFAEIVRQMNYASLPEKQDQCCTTCIVQ